The DNA segment GCCGAGCAGCGCTGGAGAGCCGAACACGTTGGTGACGCCGAAGTCGGCGATCGCCTCGTGGATCTTCACGGGGTCGACGCTCGCGGGGCGCGTGGCGTCCATTTCGGGAATGATCGTGGTCATTCCGAGCGCGGGATCGAACAGCGCGAAGAGCGGGAACGTAGGCAGATCGACCTCCCCCGGCTCGATTCCGTAGGTCTCTCGAATGAGCTCGACCTGGGAGGTGAAGTGCCCGTGGGTGTAGACGACGCCCTTGGCGACGCCGGTGCTGCCGCTCGTGAAGAGGATGGCGGCCGTCTCGTCGTCTTGGGTGTCGGCCAAGACGGGCTCGACCTCGCGCGGCTCGGGCGCGATGGCCGCGAGGGTCGCGCCACCCCAGAACCACCGCCGCCCCACGGTCACGAAGCGCTTCAGCGTGGGGCGCGCCCAGCCGAGCACGAGACGCGCCGCGTGCGCCGGGGGAATGCCGATGAACGCCTCCGGCTCCACGCGGGCCAGGCACTCCTTGAGCTGCGCGAGGCCCAGGCCCGGATCGATCATCACCGGGACGATGCCGGCCTTGAACAGCGCGAACGTGAGCGCGAAGAGCTCGAGGCTCGGCTTCACCATGAGCACCGTGCGGGCGCCCCGCGTGATCCCGTAGTCCACGAGGCCTCGTGCGATCTGGTCGCTGCGCCGATCGAGCTCTCGGTACGTGCACCGGAGAGACGTCCGCGAGCCGTCGCGAGCGCGCCCTCTCGGAAACACGATGGCGGGCGCGTCGGGGCGCTGGGCTGCCATGGCAGGCAAATACGAGGCGATGTTGACCCGCGCGCCTCGCGGCACTCCGAGCGCGCCGGACACAGTATCAGCCCGCTCCACGAACGAACGAAGCGATCAAGGGAATGAGCTCTTCGTCGGCGTCTTCGAGCACGTAGTGGCCCGCGTCGGCGAGCGCGTGAACCACCGCCTGCGGCAGCCGTCGCCGCCACTCGTCGAGGAAGTGACGATCGAACACGAAGTCGCGGAGGCCCCACCCGATGAACGTGGGGGTCGCGCCGAACAGGTCGAGGGACTTTGCCGTCGCGTCGATGAGCTCGTATCCCGGGTCGCCCGGGCGGAGCGGGATGTCTTGGACGAAGCGGAGGGTCGCGACGCGGTCTCGCCAGCTGTCGTAGGGCGCCGTGTAGGCGGCGCGCACGGCGGCGGGCACCGATCGGCGCGTGCACCCTACACGTATCGCCGTCCAGGCGAACGCGTTGAAGCCACGGACCAGCACCGTGCCGATCGGGGTGCGCGTGAGCGCGAGCGGCCACGGGAACGGCTTCGACGCGGGCAGGGGGAAGGCGGCGGTGTTCAGGATGACGAGCCGCGCGACGCGCTCGGGGTGCTTGGCGGCCCAGGTCATCGCGATCATGCCGCCCCAGTCGTGCACGACGAGGGTGACGGGCTCCTTCACGGCGAGCTGCTCGAGCCACGCGGTGAAGTCGGCGACGCGCTGCGCGAGCGTGTACGGGTAGTCGACCGGTTTGTCGGAGAGCCCCATGCCGATGTGATCGGGGACGAGGCAGCGGTGGGTGTCGCGAAGAGCCAGGACGAGGTTGCGGTAGTAGAAGGACCACGACGGGTTGCCGTGGACCATGACCACGGGCGGGCCGCTCCCCTCGTCGAGGTAGTGCATCCGCTGCCCACCTCCGCGATCGAAGAAGTGGGAAGCGAAGGGGTAGAGCGACCGGTCGAAGTCCCTCATGCGGTCACCACACGATCTCGGCCATGCAGCAGTTCAGCCCCGAGCCAATCCCGAGGAGACCTACGCGCATGCCCTTCTCGAGGCGGCCCGCTTCGCGCGACTTCGAGAGGACGATGGGCACGGACGCCGGGCCGATGTTTCCGAACTCGGGGTAGATGGCGAGCGCCTTCTCCGGTTCGAGCCCGAGCGTCTCGAGCAGCTGGGTCGTATGGCTCGCGCTCACCTGGTGAAGCACGATGTCGTCGAGGGTGTCCGCCTGCCAGCCGAGCGACCGCTGGGCGAAGCCCCAGGTCTCTCGCGCGAGGAGGATGCCGTTGGCGAGCAGCGCCTTGCCGTCGGTGTACATCCCGTCGACCTGCCCGCGGCAGAGGCCTCGGTGCTGGGTGGCCGAGCGCTCGACCGCGCCGATGAAGCGGTGACCGTTCGGTGCGAGATCTCTCCGGGCGAGGAGCATGGCGACCCCGCCCGAGCCGAGGGTCAGGGTGGCGAACTGATCGCGGAGATCCTGGGGTGTGGTCTGGGGGCGCAGCAGGCGGGCGATGGTCGCCTCGACGGCCTCGCGAGCGCCCTCGCCGTCCACGATCAGCGCGTGCTCGATCTGGCCACGCTCGATCATGTTCCCGGCGATTTGCATCCCGGTCAGGAACGCGAGGCAGGCGTTGCCCACGTCGAAGTTCAGGCACGAGGCGGGCAGCCCGAGGTTGCCGTGGACGAGGCACGCGACCGACGGCTCGACGTAGTCGCGGCAGACCGAGGTGCTGATGAGCACGTCGACTCGACGACGGTCGAGCCCCACCTCGGCGAGGCACTTCTCGGCGGCCAGGG comes from the Myxococcales bacterium genome and includes:
- a CDS encoding alpha/beta fold hydrolase, with protein sequence MRDFDRSLYPFASHFFDRGGGQRMHYLDEGSGPPVVMVHGNPSWSFYYRNLVLALRDTHRCLVPDHIGMGLSDKPVDYPYTLAQRVADFTAWLEQLAVKEPVTLVVHDWGGMIAMTWAAKHPERVARLVILNTAAFPLPASKPFPWPLALTRTPIGTVLVRGFNAFAWTAIRVGCTRRSVPAAVRAAYTAPYDSWRDRVATLRFVQDIPLRPGDPGYELIDATAKSLDLFGATPTFIGWGLRDFVFDRHFLDEWRRRLPQAVVHALADAGHYVLEDADEELIPLIASFVRGAG
- a CDS encoding 3-oxoacyl-ACP synthase III; translated protein: MQFQNVSILGLAHVDAPHRTTSEEICERLGPTLSRMGMGSDLLESASGITARRFWDVGFQPSDAATLAAEKCLAEVGLDRRRVDVLISTSVCRDYVEPSVACLVHGNLGLPASCLNFDVGNACLAFLTGMQIAGNMIERGQIEHALIVDGEGAREAVEATIARLLRPQTTPQDLRDQFATLTLGSGGVAMLLARRDLAPNGHRFIGAVERSATQHRGLCRGQVDGMYTDGKALLANGILLARETWGFAQRSLGWQADTLDDIVLHQVSASHTTQLLETLGLEPEKALAIYPEFGNIGPASVPIVLSKSREAGRLEKGMRVGLLGIGSGLNCCMAEIVW